One Deinococcus aerius DNA segment encodes these proteins:
- a CDS encoding peroxiredoxin — MSPRVGQPAPEFDTRSDDGRPVCLADLRGRWVVLYFYPRANTPGCSIEAQRFEAALPEFERLGAAVIGVSTDTEARQANFRDSCGLSFPLIPDGDRTLSRAYGVLGGLGGLLGLAARQTFLIDPHGKVAHHWSSVNPQTHAAEVLRWLQGQAVRA, encoded by the coding sequence ATGTCCCCCCGCGTCGGCCAGCCCGCCCCCGAGTTCGACACCCGCAGCGACGATGGCCGTCCCGTCTGCCTCGCCGACCTGCGGGGGCGCTGGGTGGTGCTGTATTTCTACCCCCGGGCGAACACCCCGGGCTGCTCCATCGAGGCCCAGCGGTTCGAGGCCGCCCTGCCCGAGTTCGAGCGCCTGGGTGCTGCCGTGATCGGCGTCAGCACCGACACCGAGGCTCGGCAGGCCAATTTCCGCGACTCTTGCGGCCTCAGCTTCCCGCTCATCCCCGACGGGGACCGCACCCTGTCGCGCGCCTATGGGGTGCTGGGCGGCCTGGGTGGGCTGCTCGGCCTGGCGGCCCGGCAGACTTTCCTGATCGACCCGCACGGGAAGGTCGCGCATCACTGGTCCAGCGTGAACCCCCAGACCCACGCGGCGGAGGTGTTGCGCTGGCTCCAGGGCCAGGCGGTGCGGGCGTAG